The nucleotide window AAGCTTATATGGATACCCTCAGCGTGTACATTGGTACTCGAGAAAACCAATATTTTCAGTCTTGCAGGCCTCTTCGACTATGTCTTTGTACAACCTAACTACTACCAACGAGGAGCTATTGCAAGGGGAGCTAATGATTACATCCCATATACTTATGAAGTTTTTAAAGAGTGGCTAACAAAACTTGAGAATCTAAAGAATGAGAACGATGCATTCAACATCTATATAGAAATGGAGGCCGATCAAAGTTTGCTCTTTTACTATATTGATCATACACACCTAGAAGAAAACTTTAGAATATCCCTTATTGAATATTGTGCCCCAGCATTTGGTCCGGAATGCTTAAGCCAGTACACAACTGAAGCTAAAACCATAGCATACCACTACACTAAAGCACAGAAGGATGTCTTGGGAGGTTTATATCCGAACAGAGCATATTATCTCAGCATTGACCTGAATGTTATTAGTGAAATGAATGGATTTACTAGAAGATTGGGGGATAATTATGTATAACCATTTCAGAATCTCGTTTTTAGTCTTGCTGCTTGTTCTACCCTTAGTTTCCGGTGAGACCTGTGAACCTTACGAAACATATTCGATAACCTCAATCCTGCCAGGCAATGGGTATGCATTTATTATTGTGCACCATTCTGAATGGATATGCGAGAGGGTTGCGGGGGAGGAGACACTTAGGCGTAACATGCCCTATGGGGAATACGACCTCTACTATCTTTTCAATGGAAGCAACCTGCTCTTTTTGGGAAGAAGCAATCTCCTACTAGGCGAGCCTTCAATAATGGCTGAGATTAATGGGACTTTTTATATTCTGCAGCGCAGGGAGGAAATTATTCCCTACAAAAATATTACATTGATTATCAACGGTGAAGCCCGGAACTTTACGATTACCGCCCAGAAGACCGAGACGAGGGTTTACCGCTTTGAGGGATGTGCTGACTTGGCGTGGAACTGCACGAGAGTGGAGCTTCAGAACGGCACGGTGGTGTCCAACTGCACGGAAAGCCCCGTTTTGGACTACTTCTTCGCGGAGAATAGGAGGAGTCTGGAGGGTATCAGAGGAGAAATTCATGACGGCTTCGTAACTTTTCCGAACTCAAACTACAAAATTCCCGTTTTCGAGTTTGAAAGGCATTTCTCAGACTTTTTTGAGGGCAAGGAGCTTTCCAAAGCCCTCTCTGCCCTATATGCACTGCCCGTTGATGGAGGGATTCTCATCTACTATCCTGGCGAGATTAGGGCTGAGAAAGGCAGTTTCCTTTCGGAGTTGCCACTTGTATTCTTCTATGATGGAGAGAATCTAAGACATCTTGACATGAGCACGGATATGCAAGAACTTCCGGAGTGTAATCCCAGCCAAGCTCAAACAGAAAAAAATAAGAAGGAGATATGTGGTATCGGCACTTTGCTTCTCTTAATGATCATGCCGTTGGTTCTAAAAAAGTTGCACCAAGTAAAGGACAACTAAAGGGGTAGTGAGAATGAAAGCATTTCTCTCAATTTTTTTAATTTCTTTGGTGGTTTTTTCGTCTCTATGCATAAACCGGGCTTCGACAGGCCATTCCTCTCATCCGGAACCGGCTCAGGAAGTCACGGCGTTTCTCACTGAGGCTAAGAAAAACATTAAAGAATGCAACACAACTTTAAAGAAGCCTTTAGCCCCTTGGAGCGAGCCAGAGTATTTGAACATGACCGTCCTAAATGGAACAACCCTCAAGCTGGGCGGCAAGATATACAGATACACTGTTCTGGGCATCTGGAACGTTAGTTTTTCTGGAGAGGCGAACAGTGGGGAGTACAAAATTATCTGGGAGCAACTAAAGAACCTCACAACAACCGGGGGACATGAAATTGACTTCAAAATTTACAAAGGGAGTGCAATGATAAGTTCTTTCACCTACTGGTATGTCCCATTCCAGCTGGATTCGTTCTGTGTCGTGGTTAGTTCCAAATCCATAAAACTCCCAAACGGAGATACGTTAACCTTTATCTTCATGCATGTCGAAAAAGGAGATTTGTGGATTGCTTTACTTGGGTGACGCTTAGGGCTTCAGCTTAGCCCCGTTCTGCCTACCAGTAAAGTGCGTGTAGGGCGTTAATTTCGTAACGGGTAGGCTTCCCTCCTCCCGTCTTCATCGGAGGGCTTTCGGGGGGAACGGAAACTCCCCACATCTTCAGGGCTTTCAAGCGAATATTCCACGAGCCAACCACATCCCTATCAGCCTCAAAACCACAATTCGAGCACTTTAAAACCCTGTGCCCATTCGGGACTAGCTTCCCCCCACATATCGGACACAGGGATGAAGAGTAAGCAGGATCAACAAAAACGACACTCACACCCTTTAACTTGGCTTTATACTCGATAATGGATTGAAGCTTTCTAAAACTCCACCTGTGCAAGCGACCATTCAACTCAGCAGAGTATCTGACTGAGTCTCTAATATTAGTCAAATCCTCAAGGGCAATACAACCATAATTCTCTGCCAGTTCAACAATCTTGGTTGCTAACTTGTGATACAAGTCATTTAGTCTGTTCCTTTCTCTTTCGCCATACTTTTCCAAAAGCTCTTTTCTCTTTTTACCCGTTTTTAGCTTCTTCTGAATTCTCCTCCTCTTCAAGAAATAACCCGTTCTAATTTCCCTCTCGTGAGTAATGATCTGGATAAAGTTCCCATCTGGAAGGCTGAGGGTTACATTATTCTCGTTCAAGTCCACACCAACGACGGCTTTTGACTCTCTGACTTCAACTTCCTTTGAGAACACCACGTGGAGAAAAACTCCTTTTGGATTTTTAACCAGCCAGGCTTGTCCTATTTTCCACTCCCTAAACTTCTCGTGGTACTTTGCACGATAAAACTCCAGTTCCAGCCTTCTACTTGGAGTTGAGAGTTTAATAAATCCTCCTTCAATGTCGAGTTTGAAGAGGTGATCATCAAGCATTATCACTTTTTTCTTGAAAACAGGCTTTCCATTAGCTTTTCCTTTTCTCTTCCTCTTCCTGT belongs to Thermococcus bergensis and includes:
- a CDS encoding DUF4855 domain-containing protein translates to MANFGLWWVKWNGGEYESRMIKGRDENWQGIPATIDNFKELGFNYAVVLDGEGKGTPQQGYSYNDGYYDGNKFGSWLNRHFEGAIDYFASIPILNNTNISSKGVRGVSYWKGWIDGVLDSTGGNLKGFYWSLEDAWQVSDGTVYEEDIEEISAYVRNLNKKLIWIPSACTLVLEKTNIFSLAGLFDYVFVQPNYYQRGAIARGANDYIPYTYEVFKEWLTKLENLKNENDAFNIYIEMEADQSLLFYYIDHTHLEENFRISLIEYCAPAFGPECLSQYTTEAKTIAYHYTKAQKDVLGGLYPNRAYYLSIDLNVISEMNGFTRRLGDNYV
- a CDS encoding RNA-guided endonuclease InsQ/TnpB family protein: MPSETIKLTAKFKLKTEPEGLEDLFSLYSDIVNLLLDYVFENNITSFYRLKKETYKSLREQYPELPSHYIYTACQMATSIYKSYRKRKRKGKANGKPVFKKKVIMLDDHLFKLDIEGGFIKLSTPSRRLELEFYRAKYHEKFREWKIGQAWLVKNPKGVFLHVVFSKEVEVRESKAVVGVDLNENNVTLSLPDGNFIQIITHEREIRTGYFLKRRRIQKKLKTGKKRKELLEKYGERERNRLNDLYHKLATKIVELAENYGCIALEDLTNIRDSVRYSAELNGRLHRWSFRKLQSIIEYKAKLKGVSVVFVDPAYSSSLCPICGGKLVPNGHRVLKCSNCGFEADRDVVGSWNIRLKALKMWGVSVPPESPPMKTGGGKPTRYEINALHALYW